From one Formosa sediminum genomic stretch:
- a CDS encoding TonB-dependent receptor: MLKHIISVWLFFSLCTIAYAQNTFVVTGVVYNANTLQPIEGVSISGYNLFSITNSSGHFTLKDVKQGEYTLTITSMGHASKVITIDVCPELEEVVVYLKESATNLEEVEVHGKSKKRALMETPVVSFAVSEEFLDQNRENSLMQTLSKIPGVSTINIGSGQSKPVIRGLGFNRVAVVQNGIKHEAQQWGNDHGLEIDQYGIENIQIIKGPASLVYGSDAIAGVVDIKPNSVPLVHSFKGEVNVLAESNNDLLGVSAGITGRKYHWFYRSRLTYRDYADYKVPTDKISYENYIFNLHDNNLRNTAGHEADASFSLGYINDNIQSETTFSNVSAKNGFFANAHGLEVIVSDIDYDSSSRDVDLPYHTVNHFKITNNTSLKHGAHTFLLDLGYQNNHREEHSEAVAHGYMPKPSNTLERDFNKNTYALNIKDAFSYKNKQDIVLGVNLEYQDNNIGGWGFLIPEYNRFSVGVFAFDTYELTPDFHLLAGVRYDYGVTDTKAYFDWYPSTVANDDGTTSYVYTQRAQDKTLTFGNFSGSVGVSYILNQTTFKLNVGKSFRMPLANELASDGVNYHMYRYEKGNLDLDPETSYQLDLDIDHTTKTFSVGVSPFVNLFDNFIYLNPTSSYYETLQIYEYTQSKVFRIGGEVRASTTLIKNLQLDAAAEYVYSRQTSGPKEGFSIPFSPPLSTLFSARYQFKNVSVLKQPQVIAEYKITAKQDEIVPPEEVTDGYQLFNMSFLAELDLFKTNLPIPIRLKLNNVFNTKYFDHTSFYRLIDVPEAGRNLSLSVTIPF, encoded by the coding sequence ATGCTTAAACATATAATTAGTGTATGGCTATTTTTTAGCCTATGCACTATAGCGTATGCACAAAACACTTTTGTAGTAACAGGTGTTGTGTATAATGCAAACACTTTACAACCTATAGAAGGCGTTTCTATTAGTGGATATAATTTGTTTTCTATAACAAATAGTTCAGGTCATTTTACATTAAAAGATGTAAAACAAGGCGAATACACCTTAACTATAACAAGTATGGGACATGCATCTAAAGTCATTACGATAGATGTATGTCCTGAGCTAGAAGAGGTTGTTGTGTATTTAAAAGAATCTGCCACAAATTTAGAAGAAGTTGAAGTCCATGGTAAATCTAAAAAAAGAGCGCTTATGGAAACTCCTGTGGTATCGTTTGCTGTCTCTGAAGAATTTTTAGATCAAAACCGAGAGAATAGCCTTATGCAAACCCTGAGTAAAATTCCGGGTGTAAGTACAATTAATATTGGGTCGGGGCAATCTAAACCCGTAATTAGAGGCTTAGGATTTAATCGTGTTGCAGTCGTACAAAATGGGATAAAACACGAAGCGCAACAATGGGGGAACGACCATGGTTTAGAAATAGACCAATATGGCATTGAGAATATCCAGATTATAAAAGGTCCAGCATCTTTAGTATACGGCTCTGATGCTATTGCGGGAGTTGTAGATATTAAGCCCAATAGCGTTCCATTAGTACATTCGTTTAAAGGAGAGGTAAATGTGTTAGCCGAAAGTAATAATGATTTACTCGGGGTATCTGCTGGAATTACTGGTAGAAAGTATCATTGGTTTTATAGGTCTAGATTAACGTATAGAGATTATGCCGATTATAAAGTCCCTACAGATAAAATTAGTTACGAAAATTACATTTTTAATTTACACGACAATAATTTAAGAAATACAGCTGGGCATGAAGCCGATGCTAGTTTTAGTTTAGGCTATATTAATGATAATATACAGTCGGAAACAACTTTTAGTAACGTAAGTGCTAAAAACGGGTTTTTCGCAAATGCTCATGGTTTGGAAGTCATTGTTTCCGATATTGATTACGATAGTTCTAGTCGAGATGTCGATTTGCCATATCATACTGTAAATCATTTCAAAATCACCAATAATACATCGCTTAAGCACGGCGCGCATACATTTTTATTGGATTTAGGCTATCAAAATAATCATAGAGAAGAACATTCAGAAGCTGTAGCTCATGGATATATGCCAAAACCATCCAATACTTTAGAGCGAGATTTTAATAAAAATACCTACGCATTAAATATTAAAGATGCCTTTAGTTATAAAAATAAACAAGATATTGTTTTAGGTGTAAATTTAGAATATCAGGATAATAATATTGGTGGTTGGGGATTTTTAATTCCAGAATATAACAGATTTTCGGTTGGTGTTTTTGCATTTGATACTTATGAGCTAACTCCAGATTTTCATCTTTTAGCTGGGGTACGTTACGACTATGGAGTTACAGATACTAAAGCTTATTTTGATTGGTACCCTTCAACTGTCGCAAATGACGATGGTACAACTTCTTATGTATATACGCAAAGAGCGCAAGATAAAACCCTAACCTTTGGTAATTTTAGTGGCTCTGTAGGTGTAAGTTATATTCTAAATCAAACTACTTTTAAACTAAATGTAGGTAAAAGTTTTAGAATGCCATTAGCTAATGAGTTAGCATCAGATGGTGTGAATTACCACATGTATCGCTACGAGAAAGGAAACTTAGATCTGGATCCAGAAACCTCTTACCAGTTAGATTTAGACATAGATCATACTACCAAAACATTTAGCGTAGGTGTTAGTCCGTTTGTTAACCTTTTTGACAACTTTATTTATTTAAACCCTACGTCTAGTTATTATGAAACTTTACAGATTTATGAATATACCCAAAGTAAAGTTTTTAGAATAGGAGGTGAGGTAAGAGCCAGTACAACACTAATTAAAAACTTACAGTTAGATGCTGCAGCAGAATATGTGTATTCCAGACAAACTAGTGGGCCAAAAGAAGGATTTTCAATTCCGTTTTCACCGCCGCTATCCACACTGTTTTCAGCCAGATATCAATTTAAAAATGTTTCAGTGTTAAAACAACCTCAAGTTATAGCTGAATATAAAATTACAGCAAAGCAAGACGAGATTGTACCGCCAGAAGAAGTTACAGATGGCTATCAATTATTTAATATGTCGTTTTTAGCAGAACTGGACCTTTTCAAAACTAATTTACCTATACCAATACGATTAAAACTAAACAATGTATTCAACACAAAATACTTTGATCACACGAGTTTCTATCGTTTAATAGATGTTCCAGAGGCAGGAAGAAATCTATCACTATCCGTAACAATACCTTTTTAA
- a CDS encoding GNAT family N-acetyltransferase → MNIRFAEIKDVSKIVEIVNYEILNSTVIYDYNERTYQYQLNWFHQKCKDNMPVIVAEEYGEVLGFGTYGIFRPWEAYKFSVEHSIYVSREARAKGIGKKLLTELISIAKANNFHTMIAGVDASNAGSIAFHKKFGFVEIGVFKEVGYKFNTWLDLNFMQLILKE, encoded by the coding sequence ATGAATATACGATTTGCAGAAATCAAGGATGTCTCTAAGATCGTAGAGATTGTAAATTATGAAATCCTTAATTCTACCGTCATTTACGATTATAATGAAAGAACTTACCAATATCAACTCAATTGGTTTCATCAGAAATGTAAAGATAACATGCCCGTTATCGTGGCCGAAGAATATGGTGAGGTCTTAGGTTTTGGAACTTATGGTATTTTTAGACCATGGGAGGCTTATAAGTTTAGTGTAGAACACTCAATATATGTAAGTCGCGAAGCAAGAGCTAAAGGCATCGGTAAAAAATTGTTGACAGAATTAATTTCAATAGCAAAAGCAAATAATTTTCATACCATGATTGCTGGAGTAGATGCTTCTAACGCAGGAAGTATTGCATTTCATAAAAAATTCGGATTTGTAGAAATTGGTGTTTTTAAAGAAGTTGGATATAAATTTAATACTTGGTTAGATTTAAATTTTATGCAATTAATATTAAAAGAGTAA
- a CDS encoding sterol desaturase family protein, translating to MDFTNPLVYGVPCFLGFIALELTYSKVFDDNKELYSKKDLISSLSLGVGSAVLAALIKTVSVLLVFNFAYDLFNPIVDGVRTNIMGWESFGYAWYIWAICMLLDDYTYYWFHRQNHMVRFLWAAHIVHHSSDNFNFGTAVRNGWFTLFYKPFFYVWIVIIGFPPEMLMVCLGFESLWQFQLHTQYIKKLGFFDKFLNTHTMHQVHHARNLEYMDKNHGGILNIFDRIFGTWKELDESIAIEYGVTSPPNSYNIYVILTHEYKNIWADTKKSKNWYHKFMYIFGPPGWSHDGSTLTVKQMRAQIAKNEAETKLKTVVS from the coding sequence ATGGATTTTACTAACCCTTTAGTATATGGTGTCCCTTGTTTTTTAGGTTTTATAGCCTTGGAGTTAACCTATAGTAAAGTTTTTGATGATAATAAAGAATTATACAGCAAGAAAGATTTAATATCTAGTTTGTCCCTTGGTGTTGGTTCTGCTGTACTTGCAGCACTTATAAAAACAGTATCGGTTTTACTTGTTTTTAATTTTGCTTACGACCTTTTCAACCCTATTGTAGATGGTGTTCGCACCAATATTATGGGCTGGGAGTCTTTTGGATATGCTTGGTACATTTGGGCAATTTGTATGCTTTTAGACGATTATACCTACTACTGGTTTCACAGACAAAACCATATGGTTCGGTTTTTATGGGCGGCACATATTGTACACCACTCTTCAGATAATTTTAATTTTGGTACAGCTGTAAGAAATGGTTGGTTCACCCTTTTTTACAAGCCCTTCTTTTATGTCTGGATTGTAATTATCGGGTTTCCTCCAGAAATGTTAATGGTATGTTTAGGTTTTGAATCGCTTTGGCAATTTCAGTTACATACACAATACATAAAAAAACTAGGCTTTTTCGATAAATTCTTAAATACCCACACGATGCACCAAGTACATCATGCCAGAAATTTAGAATATATGGATAAAAACCATGGAGGTATTCTTAATATATTCGATAGAATTTTTGGAACATGGAAAGAATTAGATGAATCTATAGCTATTGAATACGGAGTAACTTCGCCCCCAAATTCTTATAATATATATGTTATTTTAACCCACGAATACAAAAACATTTGGGCAGATACTAAGAAATCTAAAAACTGGTATCACAAATTTATGTACATCTTCGGACCTCCTGGTTGGAGTCACGATGGGAGCACTTTAACAGTAAAACAAATGAGGGCTCAAATTGCTAAAAATGAAGCTGAAACCAAATTAAAAACTGTTGTATCTTAA
- a CDS encoding DUF421 domain-containing protein, which translates to MTITEIFWLIATVFGIFTLILILTRVFGLRTFAKMSSFDFASTIAIGSVLASIILNTNYSLLKGGIALATIIGFQTLFTFLVRKSDIIKRLFTNKPQIIMWNGKILHSKLERCNVSEDDLIAKLREANVHNFKDVKAVIFESTGDVSVIHNQKNEDISTRILKDVNTEDLYV; encoded by the coding sequence ATGACTATTACAGAAATCTTTTGGCTAATTGCTACAGTGTTTGGAATTTTTACACTTATATTAATTTTAACACGTGTTTTTGGATTACGAACTTTTGCTAAAATGTCTAGTTTTGATTTTGCTTCTACCATTGCAATAGGTTCAGTTTTAGCTTCCATAATTTTAAATACCAATTATTCACTTTTAAAAGGCGGTATTGCATTAGCAACAATTATTGGTTTTCAAACTTTATTTACTTTTTTAGTAAGAAAGAGTGATATAATAAAACGTTTGTTTACTAATAAACCACAGATAATTATGTGGAATGGTAAGATTTTACACAGCAAGCTAGAACGTTGTAATGTGAGTGAAGACGATTTAATTGCAAAATTAAGAGAAGCAAACGTTCATAATTTTAAAGATGTGAAAGCTGTTATTTTTGAAAGTACTGGTGATGTCTCTGTAATACATAATCAGAAAAATGAAGATATAAGTACTCGAATTTTAAAAGATGTAAATACTGAAGATTTATATGTTTGA
- the gntA gene encoding guanitoxin biosynthesis heme-dependent pre-guanitoxin N-hydroxylase GntA, with the protein MNTVKQTPEIRYTDIENEYREFILTQKHPCVMAKTLFMLNDYHLHIYDDMQDTICIKNILTDLERFINQYDFDSNTFESFIAVFPNNKFNSEYEFETALWHTLQELHNLDDSEWDPTVSDNPNDSKFSFSLKGRAFYIVGLHPNSSRLARQSPYTTIVFNLHWQFEKLREMKTYKKVKKRIRKRDKQLQGTINPTLKDFGNDTETKQYSGRQVDKDWKCPFHKKQN; encoded by the coding sequence ATGAATACAGTAAAACAAACACCAGAAATACGTTATACCGACATAGAAAATGAGTATAGAGAATTTATACTTACACAGAAACATCCTTGCGTAATGGCGAAAACGCTATTTATGCTTAATGATTATCATTTACATATTTATGATGATATGCAGGATACTATATGTATTAAAAACATACTAACAGATTTAGAACGTTTTATAAATCAATATGATTTCGATTCTAATACTTTTGAATCTTTTATAGCGGTTTTCCCTAACAACAAATTTAACTCGGAGTATGAGTTTGAAACAGCCTTATGGCATACATTACAAGAGCTACATAATTTAGACGATTCTGAATGGGATCCAACCGTGAGTGACAATCCCAACGATTCTAAATTTAGTTTCAGCTTAAAAGGTAGAGCCTTTTATATTGTTGGATTACACCCTAACAGTTCGCGTTTAGCTAGACAGAGCCCTTACACGACTATAGTTTTTAATCTACATTGGCAATTTGAGAAGTTACGTGAGATGAAAACTTACAAAAAAGTAAAAAAACGCATTAGAAAACGTGATAAACAATTGCAAGGCACCATTAATCCGACCTTAAAAGATTTTGGTAACGATACCGAAACCAAACAATACAGCGGTAGACAAGTTGATAAGGATTGGAAATGTCCTTTTCATAAAAAACAAAACTAA
- a CDS encoding DUF1989 domain-containing protein, which translates to MINTIEKQSGKSFTLRKGDLLTVIDPKGQQVSDMVLFNCHDTNEKISAGKSMDFEETILLTTGNYLWSNRSQKMMKIIEDTNGRNDFLLAPCSPETFSIMYKHDGYHPSCLENLYKNLKPFNIDLDQIPTAFNIFMNVQFHSSGKLSVLPPTTKPGDYITFEAQMDLIVCLTACSAEDSNGGSFKPIQYTIKKTA; encoded by the coding sequence ATGATTAATACAATTGAAAAACAAAGCGGAAAATCTTTTACACTTAGAAAAGGAGACCTTTTAACAGTTATAGACCCTAAAGGACAACAGGTAAGTGATATGGTTTTATTTAATTGTCATGATACAAACGAAAAAATATCTGCCGGAAAATCTATGGATTTTGAAGAAACGATCTTATTAACCACAGGTAATTATCTTTGGTCTAACCGGTCTCAAAAAATGATGAAAATTATTGAAGACACTAACGGCCGAAACGATTTTTTACTCGCACCATGTAGCCCAGAAACTTTTAGTATAATGTATAAGCATGACGGGTATCACCCAAGTTGTTTAGAAAACCTATATAAAAATTTAAAACCTTTTAATATTGATTTAGATCAGATTCCAACAGCATTTAATATTTTTATGAATGTGCAATTTCATTCTTCAGGAAAATTATCTGTTTTACCACCAACAACTAAACCTGGAGATTATATCACTTTTGAAGCACAAATGGATCTGATTGTGTGTTTAACAGCATGCTCTGCAGAAGATAGTAATGGTGGTTCGTTTAAACCCATACAATACACTATTAAGAAAACAGCATAA
- a CDS encoding VOC family protein has protein sequence MNVQAYLAFDGNCQEALNFYSDIFNGKIINKQTYKDSKIDVPLSFREKLQHAELKGKGIHIMAYDAAPDTPINHGNQIHMSVDLNSQDEAEHVFETLSENGKIHHDFREREWGYFGRCTDEFGINWMVNSNK, from the coding sequence ATGAACGTACAAGCATATTTAGCCTTTGATGGTAATTGCCAAGAAGCGCTTAACTTTTATAGCGATATATTTAATGGTAAAATTATTAATAAACAAACTTATAAAGACAGTAAAATTGATGTTCCATTAAGTTTTCGTGAGAAATTACAGCATGCAGAATTAAAAGGAAAAGGCATACATATTATGGCCTATGATGCAGCTCCAGACACACCAATTAATCATGGAAATCAAATTCATATGAGTGTCGATTTAAATTCTCAAGATGAAGCTGAACATGTCTTTGAAACCCTCTCTGAAAACGGAAAAATACATCACGATTTTAGAGAACGCGAATGGGGTTATTTTGGTCGCTGTACAGACGAATTTGGTATTAATTGGATGGTAAACAGCAACAAATAA
- the hpf gene encoding ribosome hibernation-promoting factor, HPF/YfiA family, with amino-acid sequence MQIIFEYHDVSSSDALEQFTTEKLEKLGSKYEMVIRADVFFKTENTSSDETGKICNIRLSLPGPRLFAEASHDNFSDSVSESVRELERQLQKRKEKMSTY; translated from the coding sequence ATGCAAATTATATTTGAATATCACGATGTATCTTCTAGCGATGCATTAGAACAATTTACAACAGAAAAATTAGAAAAATTAGGTTCCAAATACGAAATGGTTATTAGAGCCGACGTATTTTTTAAAACCGAGAACACTTCTTCAGACGAAACGGGTAAAATCTGCAATATCAGATTAAGTTTACCTGGCCCACGCTTATTTGCAGAAGCGAGTCATGATAATTTTTCAGATTCTGTATCAGAGTCCGTTAGAGAACTTGAACGTCAATTACAAAAACGTAAAGAGAAAATGAGCACATATTAA
- a CDS encoding diacylglycerol/lipid kinase family protein translates to MKLLAVVNPISGGVDKNPFIKKAVTLCENYGLDLKIFKTTGQDDEAHLKAELKTFNPDKVVSVGGDGTTLFTAKALLNTNICMGIIPLGSANGMAVELGVSEDPLQAFKDIIMSNIITDLDLVCVNKEHYSIHIGDVGINANIVEGYDKDTSRGMTTYIKHFIEALNKVDPFQVNIACNQKVYHKKVVMLGLCNGRKYGTGVPLNKEGNPMDGRFEIVLIEKINANLLIKAGLSSINEAFIDNENNTVISTSHAKITFNEPRLLQLDGEVIGTFKTLDVSLLKGAVKFITTQQNVYV, encoded by the coding sequence ATGAAATTATTAGCTGTTGTAAATCCAATTTCTGGAGGAGTAGATAAGAATCCTTTTATAAAAAAGGCAGTTACCCTTTGTGAGAATTATGGTTTAGATTTAAAAATTTTTAAGACTACGGGCCAAGATGATGAAGCCCATTTAAAAGCAGAGTTAAAAACATTTAATCCAGATAAAGTAGTTTCTGTTGGCGGAGATGGCACTACTTTGTTTACAGCAAAAGCATTGTTAAATACTAATATCTGTATGGGTATTATTCCGTTAGGTTCTGCTAATGGAATGGCTGTAGAACTTGGTGTCTCTGAAGACCCTCTACAAGCCTTTAAAGACATAATTATGTCTAATATTATTACAGATTTGGACTTGGTATGTGTTAATAAAGAACATTATTCCATACATATTGGCGATGTTGGGATAAATGCTAATATTGTTGAAGGTTACGATAAAGATACTAGTAGAGGAATGACAACTTATATTAAACACTTTATTGAAGCCTTAAATAAAGTTGATCCGTTTCAGGTTAACATTGCTTGTAACCAAAAAGTGTATCATAAAAAAGTAGTGATGCTAGGGTTGTGTAATGGCAGAAAGTACGGAACGGGCGTGCCTTTAAATAAAGAAGGGAATCCCATGGATGGACGTTTTGAAATAGTTTTAATTGAAAAAATTAATGCAAATCTGTTAATTAAAGCTGGTCTCTCGAGTATCAATGAGGCTTTTATTGATAATGAAAATAATACGGTAATAAGTACCTCTCATGCAAAAATAACATTTAATGAGCCCAGATTGTTGCAATTGGATGGTGAAGTTATAGGCACATTTAAAACATTAGATGTCTCGCTTTTAAAAGGCGCTGTAAAGTTTATAACAACTCAACAAAATGTATATGTGTAA
- a CDS encoding phosphatase domain-containing protein: protein MVYSKKASVWELSILKLSAQQTWYRGVVVKGQKEFQNKKGQALRNAIHVLQSYFIPVCAHQEICIQTPTETLHTRTDAHGRFEVIANNKMETEVSITFLNTDLPLKIVQDYPILFSDSASRLDIISDIDDTILVSNTAHIFKRIKTLLFLIPEKRTVIDFSKNIFKAWSAVNPRLFYVSKSESNLFGLLTTFIKYNNLPLGMLVLTPYLNFYQLLKGHKPEQFKLNAIRFLITHSRSKYYVFVGDDSQKDMSIYTTLAKTYPELILKVYIRQTGENVNQTQQNMWEALLATGVSASYFLPEHTETILEEIEHLKHKII, encoded by the coding sequence ATGGTTTACAGTAAAAAAGCATCGGTTTGGGAATTATCAATTTTAAAACTTTCAGCTCAACAAACATGGTACAGGGGTGTGGTGGTTAAAGGGCAAAAAGAGTTTCAGAATAAAAAAGGACAAGCTCTACGTAATGCCATACATGTATTACAATCTTATTTTATACCGGTGTGTGCACATCAAGAAATTTGTATACAAACACCTACAGAAACTTTACATACGCGTACCGATGCTCACGGCAGGTTTGAAGTGATTGCTAATAACAAGATGGAAACAGAGGTTAGTATTACGTTTTTAAATACTGATTTGCCTTTAAAAATTGTTCAGGATTATCCAATTTTATTTTCGGATAGTGCAAGTCGTTTAGATATTATATCTGATATCGATGATACCATTTTAGTTTCTAATACGGCACATATTTTTAAACGGATTAAAACCTTATTATTTCTAATTCCAGAGAAAAGAACAGTAATTGATTTTAGTAAAAATATATTTAAAGCTTGGAGTGCGGTTAATCCTAGGCTGTTTTATGTGTCTAAAAGTGAAAGTAATTTATTCGGACTCTTAACCACATTTATAAAATATAACAATTTGCCTTTGGGTATGTTAGTTTTAACGCCTTATTTAAATTTTTATCAGCTTTTAAAGGGACATAAGCCAGAACAATTTAAGCTGAATGCCATTCGTTTCTTAATTACCCATTCTAGAAGTAAATATTATGTTTTTGTTGGAGACGATAGTCAAAAAGATATGTCAATTTACACTACCTTAGCTAAAACCTACCCAGAACTTATTTTAAAAGTTTACATTAGACAAACAGGTGAAAATGTAAACCAAACACAACAAAATATGTGGGAGGCGCTTTTAGCAACAGGAGTTTCTGCATCTTATTTTTTACCAGAACATACAGAAACTATATTAGAAGAGATAGAGCATTTAAAGCATAAAATAATATGA
- a CDS encoding TetR family transcriptional regulator C-terminal domain-containing protein, translating to MAKKKILTKEHIIDFYMDYVLEHNQQPKTVYAFAKVNNFEESKFYEFFASFQAVESEIFKAFFDNTIGLLLQSDTYDTFDPKSKLLSFYFTFFENLTANRSYVMFALTQHQNKLKNLKCLIKLRQAFINYIQNLNIEVIETKQQHIDKFQEKGLQESAWVQLLVTIKFWMEDDSKGFEKTDIFIEKSINTSFEFLDVAPLKSLLDLGKFLFKEKMQMQ from the coding sequence ATGGCAAAAAAGAAAATTCTTACAAAAGAACACATCATAGATTTTTATATGGATTATGTTTTAGAACATAACCAACAACCTAAAACGGTTTACGCTTTTGCAAAAGTCAATAATTTTGAAGAATCAAAATTTTATGAATTTTTTGCTTCATTTCAGGCTGTAGAATCTGAAATTTTTAAAGCTTTTTTTGATAACACTATAGGTCTGCTTTTGCAAAGTGACACCTACGATACTTTCGATCCTAAAAGCAAACTTTTAAGTTTTTATTTTACATTTTTTGAAAACTTAACAGCTAACAGAAGTTATGTTATGTTTGCTTTAACTCAGCATCAAAATAAATTAAAAAATCTAAAATGCTTAATAAAACTCCGACAAGCATTTATAAATTACATACAAAATTTAAACATTGAAGTTATTGAAACCAAACAGCAGCATATTGATAAATTTCAAGAAAAAGGCTTACAAGAAAGTGCTTGGGTACAATTATTAGTAACAATAAAGTTTTGGATGGAAGACGACTCTAAAGGATTTGAAAAAACCGATATTTTTATTGAAAAATCTATCAATACAAGTTTTGAGTTTTTAGATGTTGCCCCCTTAAAAAGTTTACTTGATCTAGGTAAATTTTTATTTAAAGAAAAAATGCAAATGCAATAG
- a CDS encoding ABC1 kinase family protein, which translates to MKAINKIPTSKIERASKLVSTGAKIGVNYIKYYGDKITKSEGEAKDKLNENNAADIYDGLKQLKGSALKVAQMLSMEKSIMPQAYVEKFSLAQFSVPPLSPPLVLKTFKKYFGKLPEEMFDTFNVNSVNAASIGQVHIAEKDGKKLAVKIQYPGVADSIASDLAMVKPIAMSMFNIKGEGSDKYFKEVENKLIEETDYILEVKQSQEVSEACAHISHLKFPKYYPEWSSERIITMDYMEGEHLSEFTSHNTNPEHSNQLGQALWDFYMYQIHVLKKVHADPHPGNFLVSKTGDLIALDFGCMKHIPDDFYIPYFELALKENMNNPELFQAKLYELEILRADDSPEEVTFFTAMFHEMLSLFTQPLHEEIFDFSNAEFFKNIADLGEKYSKNTQLRKLNANRGSKHFIYMNRTFFGLYNLMFDLKAKDVKINTWM; encoded by the coding sequence ATGAAAGCAATAAATAAAATTCCAACCTCTAAGATAGAGCGGGCTTCTAAACTTGTATCTACAGGTGCTAAAATTGGTGTAAATTACATTAAATATTACGGCGACAAAATCACTAAGTCTGAAGGAGAAGCCAAAGATAAACTTAATGAAAATAATGCTGCCGATATTTATGACGGGCTAAAGCAACTTAAAGGTAGTGCATTAAAAGTTGCACAAATGTTAAGCATGGAAAAGAGTATTATGCCACAAGCTTATGTAGAGAAATTTTCGTTAGCACAATTTTCGGTTCCACCTTTATCACCTCCATTAGTTTTAAAAACCTTTAAAAAATACTTTGGAAAACTTCCAGAAGAAATGTTTGACACCTTTAATGTCAATTCTGTAAATGCGGCTAGTATTGGGCAAGTACATATTGCTGAAAAAGATGGAAAAAAGCTAGCTGTTAAGATTCAGTATCCTGGTGTTGCAGATAGTATTGCTTCAGACCTTGCAATGGTAAAACCTATTGCCATGAGTATGTTTAATATTAAAGGAGAAGGTTCTGACAAATATTTTAAAGAGGTTGAAAATAAACTTATAGAAGAGACAGATTACATTTTAGAAGTAAAACAAAGTCAAGAAGTATCTGAAGCTTGCGCACATATATCACATCTAAAATTCCCTAAATATTACCCTGAATGGTCCTCAGAACGTATTATTACAATGGACTATATGGAAGGCGAACATTTGTCGGAATTTACTTCACACAACACCAATCCAGAACACTCTAATCAATTAGGACAAGCGCTTTGGGATTTTTACATGTACCAAATTCATGTCCTAAAGAAGGTACATGCAGATCCGCATCCAGGAAATTTTTTAGTCTCTAAAACAGGGGACTTGATTGCTTTAGATTTTGGATGTATGAAACATATTCCAGACGATTTTTACATTCCGTATTTTGAATTGGCACTTAAAGAAAATATGAATAATCCGGAATTATTTCAGGCAAAATTGTATGAACTTGAAATTTTAAGAGCCGATGATAGTCCTGAAGAAGTAACCTTCTTTACAGCCATGTTTCATGAAATGTTAAGTCTTTTTACACAACCCTTACATGAAGAAATATTTGATTTCTCGAACGCCGAGTTCTTTAAAAATATAGCCGATTTAGGAGAAAAATACTCAAAAAACACTCAATTACGTAAACTTAATGCTAACAGGGGCTCCAAACATTTTATTTATATGAATAGAACCTTCTTTGGCCTATATAATTTAATGTTTGATTTAAAAGCAAAAGATGTAAAAATTAATACCTGGATGTAA